Proteins from a single region of Primulina tabacum isolate GXHZ01 chromosome 5, ASM2559414v2, whole genome shotgun sequence:
- the LOC142547849 gene encoding secreted RxLR effector protein 161-like, producing the protein MDVKSAFLNGILKEEAYVSQPKGFEDPHHPNHVYKLKKALYGLKQAPRAWYGRLTEYLLDLGFKRGEYAKNLVKKFSTGNTKHMKTPMGSTEKLSKDDVAAGVDNTQYRSIIGSLLYLIASRPDIMFSVCLCARYQADPKVTHLKAVKRILRYISGTVDLGLWYTKETNTNLVGFSDADWAGNLDDRKSTTGGCFYLGNNLVSWYSKKQNCVSLSTAESEYVAAASCCSQLL; encoded by the exons atggatgtgaaaagtgcctTTTTGAATGGCATCTTGAAAGAAGAAGCTTATGTAAGCCAAcctaaaggatttgaagatccacacCACCCGAACCATGTCTACAAGTTGAAGAAAGCACTCTAtggacttaaacaagctccaagagcatgGTATGGAAGGCTTACTGAATATCTGCTTGACTTAGGCTTCAAAAGAGGTGAG TATGCCAAGAATTTGGTGAAGAAATTCTCTACTGGGAACactaagcacatgaaaacaccaATGGGGTCGACTGAAAAATTGTCCAAAGACGATGTTGCGgcaggtgttgacaacacccagTATCGCAGCATCATAGGCAGTCTTCTTTACTTAATTGCAAGTCGTCCCGACATCATGTTTAGTGTTTGTTTGTGTGCTAGGTACCAGGCTGATCCTAAAGTCACTCATCTAAAGGCTGTCAAAAGAATTTTGCGATATATATCTGGAACAGTTGACTTAGGTTTATGGTACACCAAAGAAACAAACACCAATTTAGTGGGCTTTAGTGATGCTGACTGGGCTGGAAACTTAGATGATAGGAAAAGTACCACGGGTGGGTGTTTTTATCTTGGTAACAATTTGGTGTCATGGTATAGTAAAAAGCAAAATTGTGTATCTCTGTccactgctgaatctgaatatgttgcAGCTGCTAGCTGTTGTTCACAACTTTTGTAG